One genomic window of Candidatus Pseudobacter hemicellulosilyticus includes the following:
- a CDS encoding UDP-N-acetylmuramoyl-tripeptide--D-alanyl-D-alanine ligase, which yields MTIEQLYSIYLQYPSVQKDTRSLKAGDLYFALKGANFNGNQFAQQALEAGAAYAIVDEAPEKPNDRILVVDDVLSTLQALAKYHRQQFDIPFIAITGSNGKTTTKELVYAVLSSTFTTYTTQGNLNNHIGVPLTILSIKKDAEMAVIEMGANHQQEIAGYCEYTMPTHGIITNAGKAHLEGFGGEAGVRKGKGELYDYLRTNQGAAFVMWDYEYLRSMSEGIPTIIKYGSTDANITGEVVQSEPFLSVSISTGNQYTIKSQLVGAYNFPNIMAAVAVGQFFTVPPELIRSALEGYTPTNSRSQLLRKDSNYFILDAYNANPSSMRAAIENFAALHADNKVLMLGAMAELGPESLQEHQAIVDLISQYKWRSVVLVGGDFARLHHPFQKMTDSTAAAEWFRAQDFKDTHFLIKGSRSMQMEKVLA from the coding sequence ATGACTATTGAACAACTATACTCCATATACCTGCAATATCCCTCTGTACAGAAAGATACCCGCAGCCTGAAGGCCGGCGATCTTTACTTCGCCCTCAAAGGCGCCAATTTCAACGGCAACCAGTTTGCACAGCAGGCCCTGGAGGCCGGCGCCGCCTATGCCATCGTGGACGAAGCGCCGGAAAAACCCAATGACCGCATCCTTGTGGTGGACGATGTACTCAGCACCCTGCAGGCCCTGGCGAAATACCACCGCCAGCAGTTTGATATTCCCTTTATCGCCATCACAGGCAGCAACGGAAAGACCACCACCAAGGAACTGGTGTATGCCGTACTTTCCAGCACATTCACTACCTATACTACACAGGGCAATCTCAATAACCATATAGGCGTCCCCCTCACTATCCTCAGTATCAAAAAAGATGCGGAGATGGCTGTTATAGAAATGGGGGCCAACCACCAGCAGGAGATTGCCGGTTACTGTGAATATACTATGCCTACCCATGGCATCATCACCAATGCAGGCAAGGCCCACCTGGAAGGCTTTGGAGGCGAAGCAGGGGTCCGCAAAGGCAAGGGTGAGCTATATGATTATTTAAGGACGAACCAGGGAGCAGCCTTTGTGATGTGGGACTATGAGTACCTGCGCAGCATGAGCGAGGGCATTCCCACCATCATTAAATACGGCAGTACCGATGCCAATATCACCGGGGAAGTGGTGCAGAGCGAACCCTTTTTATCCGTATCCATTTCTACCGGCAATCAATACACGATTAAATCTCAATTGGTTGGCGCCTATAATTTTCCCAATATCATGGCGGCGGTGGCCGTGGGCCAGTTCTTCACGGTGCCGCCGGAGCTGATCCGCTCGGCCCTTGAGGGATATACGCCTACCAATAGCCGGTCGCAGCTGCTCCGGAAGGACAGCAATTATTTTATCCTGGACGCTTACAATGCCAATCCCAGCAGCATGCGGGCCGCCATTGAGAATTTTGCAGCGTTACATGCGGACAATAAGGTCCTGATGCTGGGCGCCATGGCGGAATTAGGCCCGGAAAGCCTGCAGGAGCACCAGGCCATTGTGGACCTGATCAGCCAGTATAAATGGAGATCTGTGGTACTGGTAGGGGGGGATTTTGCGCGGCTGCATCACCCTTTTCAGAAAATGACCGATTCCACTGCGGCTGCGGAATGGTTCCGCGCGCAGGATTTTAAGGATACCCATTTCCTGATCAAGGGATCCAGGAGCATGCAGATGGAAAAAGTGTTAGCATAA
- a CDS encoding aminotransferase class I/II-fold pyridoxal phosphate-dependent enzyme has protein sequence MELHPITKAIRLQTERTAQMEHATPMFLTSSFCFDNAEDMRAAFADETDDNIYSRFSNPNVQELVDKVCALEGAEAGYATASGMSAVFASFMALLKQGDHLISCNAIFGSTHTVVTKILPKYGIEYTYIRADDPDSWEAAIKPNTKMIYVETPTNPGLDLIDLEKMGALAKKHNIILNVDNCFATPIGQRPVEFGADLVVHSATKWMDGQGRVLGGVIVGKPELIKEIYMFCRSSGPALSPFNAWVLSKSLETLDVRMERHAANALQLAQKLEGHPAISWLKYPFLPSHPQYDIARKQMKNGGGIVCFELKGGLEAGRQFLDKLQLLSLTANLGDTRSIASHPASTTHAKLTEAERLSVNITPGLIRISTGLEYIDDIVQDIVQALA, from the coding sequence ATGGAATTACACCCCATAACGAAGGCCATCCGCCTCCAGACAGAGCGGACTGCCCAGATGGAGCATGCTACGCCTATGTTCCTGACCAGCAGTTTTTGTTTTGATAATGCGGAGGATATGCGGGCTGCTTTTGCAGACGAAACGGATGATAATATCTACAGTCGTTTCAGCAATCCCAACGTTCAGGAACTGGTGGACAAGGTCTGCGCCCTGGAAGGTGCTGAAGCCGGGTATGCTACTGCCTCAGGCATGAGCGCCGTATTTGCCTCCTTTATGGCCCTGCTGAAACAGGGTGATCACCTCATTTCCTGCAACGCCATCTTTGGCAGCACCCATACGGTGGTTACCAAGATCCTCCCCAAATACGGAATAGAATATACCTATATCCGCGCCGACGACCCCGATAGCTGGGAAGCCGCTATCAAACCCAATACTAAAATGATCTATGTGGAAACGCCCACCAATCCCGGGCTGGACCTGATAGACCTGGAGAAGATGGGCGCGCTGGCCAAAAAGCATAATATCATCCTCAACGTTGACAACTGTTTCGCCACGCCCATCGGGCAGCGGCCTGTTGAGTTCGGGGCCGACCTGGTAGTGCATTCCGCCACTAAATGGATGGATGGCCAGGGCCGGGTGCTGGGTGGCGTGATCGTTGGCAAACCAGAGCTGATCAAAGAAATTTATATGTTCTGCCGCAGTTCAGGACCAGCCCTCTCACCCTTCAATGCCTGGGTGCTGAGCAAGAGCCTGGAAACCCTGGATGTACGGATGGAGCGCCATGCGGCCAATGCCCTGCAGCTGGCGCAAAAACTGGAAGGACATCCTGCTATCTCCTGGCTCAAGTATCCTTTCCTGCCCAGTCATCCCCAGTACGATATAGCGCGTAAGCAAATGAAGAACGGAGGCGGTATTGTCTGCTTTGAGTTGAAGGGCGGACTGGAAGCGGGCCGTCAGTTCCTGGATAAGCTGCAGCTGCTGTCCCTCACGGCCAACCTGGGTGATACCCGCAGCATTGCGTCCCACCCGGCCAGCACCACGCATGCCAAGCTCACTGAAGCGGAAAGGTTATCGGTGAATATTACGCCGGGCCTGATCCGGATCTCTACAGGACTGGAATATATTGATGATATAGTACAGGATATAGTACAGGCTTTAGCATAA
- a CDS encoding OsmC family protein — protein MIKIDVERMEGDYGFQATDANGHTVRMDSNPESGGTNYGVRPMQMLLMGLGGCSGIDVVSILKKQRQVIDGFSMTIEGEREPERTPSLWQDITIVFTLKGDIDPDKARRACELSMDKYCSVAETLRKAGCALTWRLELNP, from the coding sequence ATGATAAAAATTGATGTGGAACGCATGGAAGGCGATTACGGCTTCCAGGCTACCGATGCCAATGGGCATACCGTCCGGATGGACAGCAACCCGGAATCGGGCGGTACCAACTACGGTGTGCGCCCCATGCAAATGCTGCTCATGGGACTGGGCGGCTGCAGCGGCATCGATGTGGTCTCTATCCTGAAAAAGCAACGGCAGGTCATTGACGGTTTTTCCATGACCATTGAAGGAGAGCGGGAACCGGAAAGAACGCCCTCCCTCTGGCAGGATATCACCATCGTATTCACGCTCAAAGGTGATATTGATCCTGATAAAGCCCGCAGGGCCTGCGAACTATCCATGGATAAATATTGTTCTGTAGCCGAAACCCTCCGGAAGGCAGGCTGCGCCCTGACCTGGCGGCTGGAATTGAATCCATAA
- the metX gene encoding homoserine O-acetyltransferase has translation MQHFHYNQPFTLECGRSLPGISIAFHTYGEYSPTAKVVWVCHALTANSDVADWWKGVVGPGEVLNPGEYFIVCANILGSCYGTTGPLSEDPATGKPWYHDFPLITIRDMVQAHVLLRQHLGIQRIHLLMGGSMGGYQAMEWSVTEPERIERLFLLATSPTESAWGIAVHTTQRLAIEADASWASSTPQAGLKGMKAARAVGMLTYRNYGIMVQKQTDPDTEKIDDYKAAAYISYQGDKLVSRFNAFTYWQLTKAMDSHHLARGRGGNLEAVLQSIYQKTLIIGISSDILCPLEEQRFIRQHVPHASLVEIDSAYGHDGFMVEGEKISKALREWLAQ, from the coding sequence ATGCAGCATTTTCACTATAACCAGCCTTTTACCCTGGAATGCGGGCGCTCCCTGCCCGGCATCAGCATTGCCTTTCATACTTACGGCGAATACAGCCCTACCGCCAAAGTGGTCTGGGTCTGCCATGCCCTGACGGCCAATTCCGATGTGGCCGACTGGTGGAAAGGCGTGGTAGGACCCGGAGAAGTGCTGAACCCCGGGGAATATTTCATTGTCTGCGCCAATATCCTGGGCTCCTGTTATGGCACCACCGGCCCGCTGAGCGAGGATCCCGCCACCGGCAAGCCCTGGTACCATGACTTCCCACTGATCACCATCCGGGATATGGTACAGGCCCATGTCCTCCTGCGCCAGCACCTGGGCATCCAGCGCATCCACCTCCTCATGGGTGGCAGCATGGGCGGTTACCAGGCCATGGAATGGAGCGTGACCGAACCCGAACGCATTGAAAGGCTCTTCCTCCTGGCCACCTCCCCCACCGAAAGCGCCTGGGGTATTGCCGTACATACTACGCAAAGACTGGCCATTGAAGCAGACGCCAGCTGGGCCAGCAGCACCCCGCAGGCCGGCCTCAAAGGCATGAAAGCGGCCCGCGCCGTGGGCATGCTCACCTACCGCAACTATGGTATCATGGTCCAGAAACAGACTGACCCGGACACCGAAAAGATTGACGATTACAAAGCCGCCGCCTATATCAGCTACCAGGGCGATAAACTGGTCAGCCGCTTCAACGCCTTCACCTACTGGCAGCTCACCAAGGCTATGGATAGCCACCACCTGGCCCGCGGCCGCGGTGGCAACCTGGAAGCCGTACTGCAAAGTATTTACCAGAAGACCCTGATCATTGGCATCAGCAGTGATATCCTCTGTCCCCTGGAAGAGCAGCGCTTTATCCGCCAGCATGTGCCGCATGCCAGCCTGGTGGAAATTGACTCTGCCTATGGTCATGATGGATTTATGGTAGAAGGAGAAAAGATTTCAAAGGCGCTGCGCGAGTGGCTGGCACAATAA
- a CDS encoding TonB-dependent receptor: MTPVHSLLQQQQRFAIRLLVLLFLLPGLALTAQESNIIEISGQVVDQRNTPISDVSILIKGSVAGTITNNSGNFLLRTKQKLPFTLIISSVGFQQQELEVKSLGSRLQIALATQTVLGNEVVVTASRVAENILRSPVAIEKLDIRAIRETPAPSFYDALENVKGVQMTTSSLTFKVPNTRGFNIPNNFRFMQLVDGVDMQAATLGVPLGNAIGPTELDIASVEITPGAASALYGMNAINGMANLLTKSPFTYQGLSLYQKTGINHVDGIDRDPSILTESAFRYAKAFNNKFAFKVNGSFLRGTDWVSNTRTDQNPNRLNTANPNFSELGGGAQNNPAYDAWNRYGDENNNAVTIQGVNYNGSPRTFILRRTGYWEKDVVKPVVDNLKFDLALHYRLTDNAELSYSYRIGKMDGVFQRGNKIQLDNVIVQNHKLELKGHNYFVRTYMSIENTGDSYNIKPLTDNLQLTHLSNKDWGTRFKTSLQGALDGGADLASAMRTARQAADAGRVEPGTQAFDDLKNTIIGINNWDHKNGGVADAPATGGAWLLQKSRVYHTDAQYDLSNKIRFVDLLLGADVRIYEVIPDGNNFVDFSRPVGERNKPVKAGSDDFGKNVYYKKYGAFVQATKTFFEEKLKVFASLRFDHNTEFDPKLNPRVAVVYTVAEKHNFRASFQNGFRFPALFEAMSFVNNGNVRRVGGLSYINEGLGYLENSYTLASVNAFNAAYNKDRDPALPSGTVDQNAALKNRALLEITNLATTRPERINSLEAGYKSVLLSNRLVLDIDAYYNVYDGFLGQVEVAVPATDKVGTDASVTDMLADNRSKQTRYRVYTNAKNKYRNYGSSLGITYIVYKKYTVGGNINYNDIVTNKTNDVFVTGFNTPKYLTNLSFGNREVAKNLGFNIVWKWQDAFNWESPLANGRVPAYSTIDAQVSYRIPEWYSTIKAGGANVFNKRYIQYAAGPTIGGLYYVAITVDGLLK, from the coding sequence ATGACACCTGTTCATTCCTTATTACAACAACAGCAGCGATTTGCCATCCGGTTGCTGGTCCTGCTATTCCTGTTACCGGGGCTGGCCCTTACCGCCCAGGAGAGCAATATCATTGAGATCTCCGGTCAGGTAGTGGACCAGCGGAACACACCCATCTCCGATGTCAGCATCCTCATCAAGGGATCGGTGGCCGGCACCATCACCAACAACAGCGGCAATTTCCTGCTGCGCACCAAACAGAAACTGCCCTTCACCCTGATCATCTCCTCCGTGGGTTTCCAGCAGCAGGAACTGGAGGTAAAGAGCCTGGGTTCCAGGCTGCAGATAGCCTTGGCCACCCAAACGGTGCTGGGCAACGAAGTAGTGGTAACAGCTTCCCGGGTGGCGGAGAATATCCTGCGCAGCCCGGTGGCCATTGAAAAGCTGGACATCCGCGCTATCCGCGAAACACCGGCGCCCAGTTTTTATGACGCCCTGGAAAATGTGAAGGGCGTGCAGATGACCACTTCCAGTCTGACCTTCAAAGTGCCCAATACCCGGGGCTTCAATATCCCCAACAACTTCCGGTTCATGCAGCTGGTGGATGGGGTGGATATGCAGGCGGCTACCCTCGGCGTACCGCTGGGCAATGCCATTGGTCCCACAGAACTGGATATCGCCAGCGTAGAGATCACGCCCGGTGCGGCTTCCGCCCTGTATGGCATGAACGCCATCAACGGCATGGCCAACCTGCTCACCAAGAGTCCCTTTACCTACCAGGGACTGAGCCTGTACCAGAAGACCGGCATCAACCATGTGGATGGGATTGACCGGGATCCCAGCATCCTTACCGAATCTGCCTTCCGCTATGCCAAAGCCTTCAACAATAAATTTGCTTTCAAGGTGAACGGCAGCTTCCTGCGCGGAACGGACTGGGTGTCCAATACCCGTACGGATCAGAATCCCAACCGCCTCAATACCGCCAATCCCAATTTCTCCGAGCTGGGCGGCGGTGCGCAGAATAACCCGGCCTATGACGCCTGGAACCGCTATGGCGATGAGAACAACAATGCGGTGACCATCCAGGGCGTGAACTATAACGGCAGTCCCCGCACCTTCATCCTCCGCAGGACCGGTTACTGGGAAAAGGATGTGGTGAAGCCGGTAGTAGACAACCTGAAATTTGACCTGGCCCTGCATTACCGGCTCACGGACAATGCGGAGCTGTCCTACAGCTACCGTATCGGCAAAATGGATGGCGTATTCCAGCGGGGTAACAAGATCCAGCTGGACAACGTGATTGTCCAGAACCATAAGCTGGAACTGAAAGGCCATAATTATTTTGTACGAACCTATATGTCCATTGAGAACACCGGTGATTCCTATAATATCAAACCTTTGACCGATAACCTGCAGCTGACCCACCTGTCCAATAAGGACTGGGGCACGCGCTTCAAGACCAGCCTGCAGGGGGCGCTGGATGGCGGCGCCGACCTGGCCAGCGCTATGCGTACGGCCCGCCAGGCGGCGGATGCAGGCCGGGTGGAGCCGGGCACACAGGCTTTTGATGACCTGAAGAATACCATCATTGGCATCAACAACTGGGACCATAAGAATGGCGGGGTGGCCGATGCGCCGGCCACGGGTGGCGCCTGGCTGCTGCAAAAAAGCAGGGTATACCATACCGATGCCCAATATGACCTCAGCAATAAGATCCGCTTTGTGGACCTGCTGCTGGGCGCTGATGTCCGCATCTATGAAGTGATCCCGGACGGGAATAACTTTGTGGACTTCTCGCGCCCGGTAGGGGAGCGCAACAAACCGGTAAAAGCGGGCAGTGATGACTTCGGGAAGAATGTATACTATAAAAAATACGGTGCTTTCGTACAGGCTACCAAAACCTTTTTTGAAGAAAAGCTGAAGGTCTTTGCGTCCCTTCGGTTCGACCATAATACTGAATTTGATCCCAAGCTCAATCCGCGGGTAGCGGTAGTATATACCGTAGCGGAAAAACATAATTTCCGCGCCAGCTTCCAGAATGGTTTCCGCTTCCCTGCATTGTTTGAGGCCATGTCCTTTGTGAACAACGGCAACGTGCGTCGCGTGGGTGGGCTGTCCTATATCAACGAAGGGCTGGGCTACCTGGAGAACTCCTATACCCTGGCTTCGGTCAATGCCTTCAATGCCGCGTACAATAAGGACCGTGATCCCGCCCTCCCTTCCGGAACCGTAGACCAGAACGCTGCGCTGAAGAACCGGGCCCTGCTGGAGATCACCAACCTGGCCACTACCAGGCCGGAGCGCATCAACTCCCTTGAGGCAGGCTACAAGAGTGTATTGCTCAGTAACAGGCTGGTGCTGGACATTGACGCCTATTACAATGTATATGACGGCTTCCTGGGACAGGTGGAAGTGGCGGTGCCCGCAACTGATAAAGTAGGGACGGATGCTTCGGTAACGGATATGCTGGCGGACAACCGCAGCAAGCAGACCAGGTATCGCGTGTATACCAATGCGAAGAATAAGTACCGCAATTATGGTTCTTCTCTGGGCATTACCTATATCGTATACAAGAAATATACCGTGGGAGGAAATATTAATTACAATGATATCGTTACTAATAAGACCAATGATGTTTTTGTGACCGGATTCAATACGCCGAAATACCTGACGAACCTTTCTTTCGGTAATCGTGAGGTGGCGAAGAACCTTGGGTTCAACATCGTCTGGAAATGGCAGGATGCTTTCAACTGGGAAAGTCCGCTGGCCAATGGCCGGGTGCCTGCCTACAGCACCATTGATGCGCAGGTGAGCTACCGGATCCCGGAATGGTATAGCACCATCAAGGCGGGAGGCGCCAACGTATTCAACAAAAGGTATATCCAGTATGCTGCCGGACCTACTATCGGCGGTCTATACTATGTGGCTATAACGGTGGATGGGTTGTTGAAGTAA
- a CDS encoding TSUP family transporter, protein MTKETDILNEESLNNTAAADGSPEVNKLFPVFLKLEELRVLLVGAGHVGQEKLAALLQNAPATPVTVVATQISEPVRRLAADHAQTVELLERPFVAADLEEKDLVIIAVNEPGQSAAIRNAARAHRLLVNVADQPGLCDFYLSSIVQKGQLKIAISTNGQSPTAAKRIKEVLNHALPAELDDVINNLHTVRNRLNGNFAEKVKKLNELTRVLVEENTDREKRWRKLATRSLLIFASMLVGHFIFSYIPLREIGNDAWAWYQTLDDNFPLMLAAGFLAQLVDGALGMGYGVTSATILLSAGVSPAAISGSIHTAEMFASGASGYSHYRFGNVNKKLFKALLIPGVIGAILGAVLLTQLTQQGEGYVNAYLRPVMAAYTLFLGVKILYSAFRTKKVQKKFKHYGWLAGAGGFLDSFGGGGWGPIVTTTLITKGRSPRFVIGSVSLTEFFVTLASAFTFFTLLGVSHWQTILALIVGGLIAAPIAARLTGKLPRKTAFFLLGILVIFWSLRILVKLF, encoded by the coding sequence ATGACAAAAGAAACAGACATCCTGAACGAAGAGTCTTTGAACAATACAGCGGCTGCTGACGGTTCGCCCGAGGTCAATAAGCTGTTCCCGGTCTTCCTCAAGCTGGAAGAACTGCGGGTATTGCTGGTAGGCGCGGGTCATGTGGGGCAGGAGAAACTGGCTGCCCTTCTGCAGAATGCGCCGGCTACACCCGTTACTGTGGTGGCCACGCAGATCAGTGAGCCGGTACGCCGCCTGGCTGCCGATCATGCGCAGACGGTGGAGCTGCTGGAAAGACCCTTTGTGGCGGCAGACCTGGAGGAAAAGGACCTGGTGATCATTGCCGTGAATGAGCCGGGGCAGAGCGCCGCTATCCGCAATGCCGCCCGCGCTCACCGCCTGCTGGTCAATGTGGCCGATCAGCCGGGGCTCTGCGATTTCTACCTCAGCTCCATTGTACAGAAGGGACAGCTGAAGATAGCTATCAGCACCAATGGTCAGTCGCCCACCGCCGCCAAGCGGATCAAGGAAGTGCTGAACCATGCCCTGCCGGCTGAACTGGATGATGTGATCAATAACCTGCATACGGTGCGTAACCGGCTCAACGGCAATTTTGCCGAAAAGGTCAAAAAGCTCAATGAGCTGACCAGGGTGCTGGTGGAAGAAAACACCGACCGGGAAAAACGCTGGCGCAAGCTGGCCACCCGCTCGCTGCTGATCTTTGCCTCCATGCTGGTAGGCCATTTTATATTTTCGTATATACCATTACGGGAGATAGGTAATGACGCCTGGGCCTGGTACCAGACCCTGGACGATAATTTCCCGCTGATGCTGGCCGCCGGTTTCCTGGCGCAGCTGGTGGATGGCGCCCTGGGCATGGGGTATGGCGTTACCAGCGCCACTATCCTGTTGTCGGCCGGTGTGAGCCCTGCCGCTATCAGCGGCAGTATCCACACGGCGGAGATGTTTGCCAGCGGCGCTTCGGGTTACAGCCATTATCGCTTCGGTAACGTCAATAAAAAACTATTTAAAGCCCTGCTGATCCCCGGCGTCATTGGCGCTATCCTGGGGGCGGTGCTGCTGACCCAGCTGACGCAGCAGGGGGAGGGTTATGTGAATGCCTACCTGCGCCCGGTGATGGCGGCTTACACCTTATTCCTGGGTGTTAAGATCCTGTACAGTGCTTTCCGAACCAAAAAAGTGCAGAAGAAATTCAAGCACTACGGCTGGCTGGCCGGCGCCGGCGGTTTCCTGGATTCCTTTGGCGGCGGCGGCTGGGGCCCTATTGTCACCACCACGCTGATCACCAAGGGCCGGAGCCCGCGTTTTGTGATCGGGTCTGTCAGTCTCACTGAATTCTTTGTTACCCTGGCCAGCGCTTTCACCTTCTTTACCCTGCTGGGCGTCAGCCACTGGCAAACCATCCTGGCATTGATAGTAGGCGGGTTGATAGCAGCGCCTATTGCAGCCCGGCTGACGGGCAAGCTGCCCCGCAAGACGGCATTTTTCCTGCTGGGCATCCTGGTCATTTTCTGGAGCCTGCGGATACTGGTCAAATTGTTCTGA
- a CDS encoding NADPH-dependent assimilatory sulfite reductase hemoprotein subunit → MSNNEQNQSPVERIKKASDGLRGTLKQSLTDEATGAMREDDQSLIKFHGMYQQDDRDRREERSAKKLEWLYSYMIRLRLPGGILTGEEWTGLHHIAGEHSTGIIKITTRQTVQLHGILKSHVKPTIQAFNTLKLDSIAACGDVNRNVVCSAHPGHSPIHAEIFRYAGLISKLALPKTRAYWEVWLNEQPLQDKKEEEDPLYQERYLPRKFKIAIAIPPDNDVDVFTNDVGLIAIVEDGVLKGFNIAAGGGLSATHGNPNTYPRLATILGFADTEEKVLKAVYEIITIQRDYGNRSDRKQARLKYTIDRMGVETFRAELEKRCGFALEPEKPYALTRRSDLYGWHQNHEGKWYFTVFSENGRILDEEKVALKTGLFEIAKTGKANFRFTCNQNVIISDVLPEDRPLVEGLLNQFGIIAHTESAGAARKTAIACVAFNTCPLALAEAQRYLPTLITKIEPLLAKYKLSEDELAIRMTGCPNGCGRPYVAEIGFVGTAYGFYNLHLGGDRNGYRLNKKYKESLDEPAILQELDQLLGIYSKKRKKNETFGDFALREKWVTS, encoded by the coding sequence ATGAGCAACAACGAACAAAACCAATCACCGGTAGAGCGTATCAAAAAGGCCAGCGACGGCCTGCGCGGCACGCTGAAACAAAGTCTCACCGACGAAGCCACCGGCGCTATGCGGGAAGATGATCAGTCGCTGATCAAATTCCATGGCATGTACCAGCAGGACGACCGTGACCGCCGGGAAGAGCGCAGCGCCAAAAAACTGGAATGGCTCTACTCCTATATGATCCGTTTACGCCTGCCCGGCGGTATACTGACGGGCGAGGAATGGACAGGCCTGCACCATATTGCCGGCGAACATTCCACCGGCATCATCAAAATAACCACGCGCCAGACCGTGCAGCTGCACGGCATCCTCAAATCGCATGTAAAGCCCACTATCCAGGCCTTCAATACCCTGAAGCTGGATTCCATTGCGGCCTGCGGCGATGTGAACAGGAACGTGGTCTGTAGTGCGCATCCCGGTCATTCCCCCATCCATGCGGAGATCTTCCGGTATGCCGGTCTGATCAGTAAGCTGGCCCTGCCAAAGACCAGGGCCTACTGGGAAGTATGGCTCAATGAGCAACCCCTGCAGGACAAAAAGGAGGAAGAGGATCCCCTGTACCAGGAGCGTTACCTGCCCCGTAAGTTCAAGATCGCTATTGCCATCCCGCCTGATAACGATGTGGATGTTTTCACTAATGACGTGGGCCTGATAGCTATTGTGGAAGATGGGGTGCTGAAGGGTTTTAATATTGCTGCCGGCGGCGGCCTCAGCGCCACGCATGGTAATCCCAATACGTATCCGCGACTGGCCACCATCCTGGGTTTTGCCGATACGGAAGAAAAAGTATTGAAAGCCGTTTACGAGATTATCACCATACAACGGGATTACGGTAACCGGAGCGACCGCAAGCAGGCCCGCCTGAAATACACCATCGACCGGATGGGCGTGGAGACTTTCAGGGCGGAGCTGGAAAAACGTTGCGGCTTTGCGCTGGAACCGGAAAAACCTTATGCGCTCACCCGCCGCAGTGATCTCTACGGCTGGCACCAGAACCATGAAGGCAAATGGTATTTTACTGTGTTTTCAGAGAACGGCCGCATACTGGATGAAGAGAAAGTAGCGCTGAAGACCGGCTTGTTTGAGATAGCCAAAACAGGGAAGGCCAATTTCCGCTTCACCTGTAACCAGAATGTGATCATCAGTGATGTATTGCCGGAGGACCGGCCCCTGGTGGAAGGGCTGCTGAACCAGTTTGGTATCATAGCCCATACGGAAAGCGCCGGGGCTGCGCGTAAAACGGCTATCGCCTGTGTGGCCTTCAATACCTGCCCGCTGGCGCTGGCGGAAGCGCAACGCTACCTGCCCACGCTGATCACTAAGATTGAGCCGCTGCTGGCAAAGTATAAGCTGTCGGAAGACGAGCTGGCCATCCGGATGACGGGCTGTCCCAACGGCTGCGGCCGGCCTTATGTGGCGGAGATCGGCTTTGTAGGTACGGCCTATGGTTTTTATAACCTGCACCTGGGTGGGGACCGGAACGGGTACCGGCTCAACAAAAAATACAAGGAAAGCCTGGACGAACCTGCTATCCTGCAGGAGTTGGACCAGCTGCTGGGAATATACAGTAAGAAGCGGAAGAAGAACGAGACCTTTGGCGATTTTGCCCTGCGTGAAAAATGGGTAACCAGTTAA